A single window of Pseudarthrobacter psychrotolerans DNA harbors:
- a CDS encoding transcriptional regulator has protein sequence MSTAAEHPRLRLDDLIHQPVRFYIMAALAGAESLDFKDLRDAIQVSDSVLSKQLAVLEKAGYIKIRKGFAGKMPRTSASVTAAGRKAWDGHLQTLRDIAGG, from the coding sequence ATGAGCACCGCCGCGGAACATCCCCGCCTCCGGCTCGACGACCTTATCCATCAACCCGTCCGCTTCTACATCATGGCGGCACTGGCAGGTGCGGAGTCGTTGGACTTCAAGGACCTGCGGGACGCCATCCAGGTCAGCGATTCCGTGCTCAGCAAGCAACTGGCCGTGCTGGAGAAGGCCGGGTACATAAAGATCCGGAAGGGCTTCGCAGGGAAAATGCCTCGGACCTCGGCGAGCGTGACCGCTGCAGGGCGGAAGGCCTGGGACGGGCACCTGCAGACCCTGCGGGACATCGCCGGCGGCTGA
- a CDS encoding LCP family protein — protein sequence MVSTPSGPDPIGPGNSGPEPAAPAAPKRRRVIAAVLAVVLVAVVAVSALLFSRPAAEVAAPAPVITDTATPTPSETTPPPAPAPPPPPEPIAELPAAPMNILVIGSDSRANAREQAAITAATGESQDHRSDALMLVQVPADRHALYVISIMRDLWVDIPGYGGSKINASLEVGGIDLTARTVESLLGIHVDHTLMLDFNGFRALTDGLGGIDVNVPFPFQATFDTEHVFTAGVNHLDGQAALEFSRERYAFADGDFQRVQDQRIMLRAILARLTGGGALNDVNAVRSIVGFAACCLTVDKGFDPVQAAILAYSLRNLDVNAIGTMTLPTAGVGMVAGQSVVFPDYAGINAVAGALRDGRIGEYAVP from the coding sequence ATGGTGAGCACCCCAAGCGGTCCTGATCCGATCGGCCCCGGCAATTCCGGCCCCGAGCCTGCTGCGCCTGCCGCGCCGAAACGGCGGCGAGTGATCGCGGCGGTGCTGGCGGTGGTACTGGTTGCGGTCGTCGCCGTGTCCGCCTTGCTGTTCAGCCGCCCCGCCGCGGAAGTTGCAGCCCCGGCGCCCGTCATCACCGACACCGCCACCCCCACTCCTTCGGAGACGACACCTCCACCGGCACCGGCCCCTCCTCCGCCGCCCGAACCCATCGCGGAACTCCCGGCAGCACCTATGAACATCCTGGTGATCGGCAGTGACAGCCGCGCCAACGCCCGGGAACAGGCGGCCATCACCGCGGCCACGGGCGAATCCCAGGACCACCGCTCGGATGCACTGATGCTGGTCCAGGTGCCGGCTGACCGTCACGCCCTGTACGTCATCTCCATCATGCGTGACCTGTGGGTGGACATCCCCGGGTACGGCGGTTCGAAGATCAACGCCAGCCTGGAGGTCGGTGGCATCGACCTGACAGCGCGTACCGTGGAGTCGCTGCTGGGCATTCACGTCGACCACACCCTGATGCTTGACTTCAATGGCTTCCGGGCCCTCACGGACGGGCTGGGCGGCATTGACGTTAACGTGCCGTTCCCCTTCCAGGCCACGTTCGACACCGAACATGTCTTCACCGCCGGCGTGAACCACCTGGATGGCCAGGCTGCGCTGGAATTCAGCCGCGAGCGCTACGCCTTCGCCGACGGCGACTTCCAGCGGGTGCAGGACCAGCGGATCATGCTCCGTGCCATCCTGGCCAGGCTGACCGGCGGGGGTGCGCTCAATGATGTGAACGCCGTCCGCTCGATCGTGGGCTTTGCCGCCTGCTGCCTCACGGTGGACAAGGGCTTCGATCCTGTCCAGGCCGCCATCCTGGCCTACAGCCTGCGGAACCTGGACGTGAACGCGATCGGCACCATGACCCTGCCCACTGCCGGTGTGGGTATGGTGGCCGGGCAGTCGGTGGTGTTTCCGGACTACGCCGGGATCAACGCGGTGGCTGGCGCGCTGAGGGACGGCAGGATCGGCGAGTACGCGGTGCCGTGA
- a CDS encoding GNAT family protein has protein sequence MPEITLPIRTERLILRRFEAADLDAFHAYHSLPETARFLPGEAKSYTKCMESVGKYANFVFEKENDWVCLAIEAKESPGLLGEVVLKWLPGRGQGEVGWTLAPAARGKGYGAEAADAVLKLGFEELGMHRIEAKLDALNTASAALCQRLGMRLEARLVDKWHYKGQWATEVFYAILEDEWRARPR, from the coding sequence ATGCCTGAGATCACTTTGCCCATCCGCACCGAGCGGCTGATCCTGCGCCGGTTCGAAGCTGCGGACCTGGACGCCTTCCATGCCTACCATTCGCTGCCGGAGACGGCCCGCTTCCTGCCGGGGGAGGCCAAGAGCTACACCAAGTGCATGGAGTCCGTAGGCAAGTACGCCAACTTCGTCTTCGAGAAGGAGAATGATTGGGTATGCCTGGCCATCGAGGCGAAGGAATCGCCGGGGCTGCTGGGCGAAGTGGTGCTGAAGTGGCTTCCCGGGCGCGGCCAGGGCGAAGTCGGATGGACCCTGGCGCCGGCCGCGCGGGGCAAGGGCTACGGGGCCGAGGCCGCGGATGCGGTGCTGAAGCTGGGGTTCGAGGAGCTGGGGATGCACCGGATCGAGGCAAAGCTCGACGCCCTGAACACCGCCTCCGCTGCTCTATGCCAACGGCTCGGCATGCGGTTGGAGGCCCGGCTGGTGGACAAGTGGCATTACAAAGGCCAGTGGGCCACCGAGGTGTTCTACGCGATCCTTGAGGACGAATGGCGCGCCCGGCCCCGGTGA
- a CDS encoding RNA polymerase sigma factor — protein sequence MFSAVYGKLSRSVFGYLRARGVEDPEAVTQDVFLALYTRMGALHGGIEGVRTLVFSIAHARAVDHHRRRERVPASTPYDPGFDKRTVASPEDVAFAGTGVPELLETLPDDYREVLILRVVADLSIEQTAAIMGRSAGAVKQLQRRALAGLKEQVQMKERGTL from the coding sequence CTGTTTAGCGCCGTCTACGGGAAACTTTCACGGTCCGTGTTCGGGTATCTGCGCGCCAGGGGCGTGGAGGACCCGGAAGCCGTCACCCAGGACGTGTTCCTGGCGCTTTATACCCGAATGGGCGCGCTGCACGGCGGAATCGAAGGGGTTAGGACCTTGGTGTTCTCCATCGCCCACGCCCGCGCTGTGGACCATCACCGCCGAAGGGAGAGGGTCCCTGCGAGCACACCGTACGATCCCGGCTTCGACAAGCGAACCGTGGCATCGCCTGAAGACGTTGCCTTCGCCGGAACCGGAGTGCCGGAACTGCTGGAAACACTGCCGGATGACTACCGCGAGGTCCTGATCCTGCGCGTGGTGGCGGATCTGTCGATCGAACAGACAGCCGCCATCATGGGCAGGAGCGCCGGGGCCGTCAAACAGCTTCAGCGCCGGGCCCTGGCCGGCCTCAAGGAACAGGTTCAGATGAAAGAGCGGGGCACATTATGA
- a CDS encoding LCP family protein: MGILSAHPGTAYPGKSARRGGHVRAILLVLLALAILIPASAGAYLVRIFDSQTTRISNAFPDESTRPQPSVPGTANGTGTAAVGSAPSSASGRSLNILVMGSDSRSATTGEATSGASSDQRADTLMLVHIPADRSKIYSISVMRDLWVGVPDHGTAKINAALAYGGVPLMVQTVESIFGQRIDHVVLIDFQGFVGMTDALGGVEVNIPAPLVPYHNQISFPAGPMTLDGKSALEFVRERYAFADGDYQRVRNQQAFAKALLAKNLSADTLLNPLKVNNVVSAMAPFISVDSGLDAATLAGLAVELKNVRPSDMVMFTLPTRGTGTSADGQSIVLTDPASISAISAAMAADTLGDYVAANGLQHGN; encoded by the coding sequence ATGGGCATCCTTTCGGCGCATCCAGGTACTGCGTATCCCGGCAAATCTGCACGCCGGGGCGGCCATGTCCGTGCCATCCTGCTGGTGCTGCTGGCACTGGCGATCCTCATCCCGGCCTCCGCCGGCGCCTATCTCGTCAGGATCTTCGACTCTCAAACCACCAGGATCAGTAACGCCTTCCCCGACGAATCCACCCGCCCGCAGCCGTCCGTCCCCGGAACGGCCAATGGAACGGGTACCGCAGCGGTGGGCAGCGCGCCGTCGTCGGCCAGCGGCAGATCGCTGAACATCCTGGTGATGGGCAGCGACAGCCGGAGTGCCACCACCGGGGAAGCCACCTCCGGAGCCAGTTCTGACCAGCGCGCGGACACCCTCATGCTGGTTCACATCCCCGCGGACCGCAGCAAGATCTACTCCATCTCCGTGATGCGGGACCTCTGGGTGGGTGTCCCTGACCACGGCACGGCCAAGATCAACGCCGCGCTGGCGTACGGCGGAGTCCCGCTGATGGTGCAGACCGTGGAGTCCATTTTCGGCCAGCGCATCGACCACGTTGTCCTGATCGATTTCCAAGGCTTCGTGGGGATGACCGATGCGCTGGGCGGGGTGGAAGTGAACATCCCAGCTCCGCTTGTCCCCTACCACAACCAGATCTCCTTCCCGGCCGGTCCAATGACCCTGGACGGAAAGAGCGCCCTGGAGTTCGTCCGCGAGCGCTATGCGTTCGCCGACGGCGACTACCAACGGGTGCGCAACCAGCAGGCCTTCGCCAAGGCGCTGCTGGCCAAAAACCTCAGCGCTGACACTCTCCTGAACCCTCTCAAAGTCAACAACGTGGTCAGCGCTATGGCCCCGTTCATCAGCGTGGACAGCGGACTGGATGCGGCCACGCTGGCCGGACTCGCCGTCGAACTTAAGAACGTCCGGCCCAGCGACATGGTGATGTTCACGCTCCCCACCCGGGGAACCGGAACCTCCGCCGACGGCCAGTCCATTGTGTTGACCGATCCTGCTTCCATCAGCGCCATCTCGGCTGCCATGGCCGCCGATACCCTGGGCGACTACGTGGCCGCCAACGGCCTGCAGCACGGAAACTGA
- a CDS encoding S9 family peptidase, protein MTQTPLQDSANPSAATAPAPPAPPVAKKVPHERTHHGDTFVDNFEWLREKESAQVVEHLKAENAYQEAVTAHQEPLREAIFQEIKGRTQETDLSVPNRKDGWWYFSRSVEGKEYGIQCRVRAQDTGNPVADWTPPAVEAGVEIPGEEVLLDGNIEAEGKPFFSVGGSAVTVDGNLYAYAVDNAGDERFTLRIKDLRTGELLPDVIENIFYGVSFSPDGTRIFYTVVDDSWRPYQVKSHALGTPVTDDEVIYQEDDVAMWLGFEVSSDRRHLVLGIGCSEYSETRLLRFDDPTAALTTVISRDERVLYEAEPFLFTGPDGEKSERIIITHNRNAVNSMVSLIDPAELAKQLAGQHWSTVVEHSDDVRVNGAGVTSTHLIVSIRKDTIERVQVMGLAGLGTPAQEAPVEPAFDEELYTAGVGGSDYEAPVIRLGYTSYFTPSRVYDFVLPTPALPLGELLLRKESPVLGGYSAGDYVATREWADAADGTRIPLSVLRHKSVKQDSTAAGLVYGYGSYELSMDPGFGIARLSLLDRGIVFVIAHIRGGGELGRHWYEDGKKLTKKNTFTDFVDATDWLATSGWVDPSRIAALGGSAGGLLMGAVANLAPEKYAAVVAQVPFVDALTTILDPELPLSALEWEEWGNPITDPEVYAYMKSYSPYENVRSVAYPKVAAVTSFNDTRVLYVEPAKWVQELRNKTTGTEPVVMKIEMDGGHGGASGRYVQWHERAWDYAFIADSLGAGELLPGAGLR, encoded by the coding sequence ATGACCCAGACTCCGCTGCAGGATTCCGCCAACCCTTCCGCCGCTACCGCCCCTGCGCCGCCCGCGCCCCCCGTGGCCAAGAAGGTCCCGCACGAGCGGACGCACCATGGCGACACGTTCGTGGACAACTTCGAATGGCTGCGCGAGAAGGAATCCGCCCAGGTGGTGGAGCACCTGAAGGCTGAGAACGCCTACCAGGAGGCGGTTACCGCCCACCAGGAGCCGCTGCGGGAGGCCATCTTCCAGGAAATCAAGGGCCGCACGCAGGAGACAGACCTGTCTGTCCCGAACCGCAAGGACGGCTGGTGGTACTTCAGCCGCTCGGTCGAGGGCAAGGAGTACGGCATCCAGTGCCGCGTCCGTGCCCAGGACACCGGCAACCCCGTGGCCGACTGGACTCCTCCCGCAGTGGAGGCCGGCGTCGAAATCCCGGGCGAGGAGGTGCTGCTGGACGGCAACATTGAAGCCGAGGGCAAGCCGTTCTTCTCGGTGGGCGGCTCGGCCGTCACGGTGGACGGGAACCTTTACGCCTACGCCGTGGACAACGCCGGCGACGAACGTTTCACCCTCCGCATCAAGGACCTCCGCACGGGTGAACTCCTGCCGGACGTCATCGAGAACATCTTCTACGGCGTCAGCTTCTCCCCGGACGGCACGCGCATTTTCTACACCGTGGTGGACGATTCGTGGCGCCCGTACCAGGTCAAGTCCCATGCCCTGGGCACCCCCGTCACCGACGATGAGGTGATTTACCAGGAGGACGACGTCGCCATGTGGCTGGGCTTTGAGGTCTCCTCTGACAGGCGTCACCTCGTGCTGGGCATCGGTTGCTCCGAGTACAGCGAGACCCGCCTGCTGCGTTTTGATGACCCGACGGCGGCGCTCACCACCGTGATTTCGCGGGACGAGCGCGTCCTCTATGAGGCCGAACCGTTCCTTTTCACCGGCCCGGACGGTGAAAAGTCGGAACGCATCATCATCACGCACAACCGCAACGCCGTGAACTCCATGGTCTCCCTGATCGACCCCGCCGAGCTCGCCAAGCAGCTGGCCGGGCAGCACTGGAGCACCGTCGTCGAGCATTCCGACGACGTACGCGTCAACGGGGCCGGCGTCACCTCCACGCACCTGATTGTTTCAATCCGCAAGGACACTATCGAGCGCGTCCAGGTGATGGGGCTGGCCGGGCTCGGCACCCCCGCGCAGGAAGCCCCGGTGGAACCGGCGTTCGACGAGGAGCTGTACACGGCCGGCGTCGGCGGTTCGGACTACGAGGCGCCCGTGATCCGGCTGGGCTACACGTCCTACTTCACGCCGTCGCGCGTGTACGACTTTGTGCTGCCCACCCCGGCTTTGCCGCTTGGTGAGCTGCTGCTGCGCAAGGAAAGCCCGGTGCTGGGCGGCTACTCCGCCGGCGACTACGTGGCCACCCGCGAATGGGCCGACGCCGCCGACGGCACGCGGATCCCCCTGTCCGTGCTGCGGCACAAGAGCGTCAAGCAGGATTCGACGGCGGCGGGCCTGGTCTACGGATACGGCTCCTACGAACTGAGCATGGACCCGGGCTTCGGCATCGCCCGGCTGTCGCTGCTGGACCGCGGCATAGTGTTTGTGATCGCACACATCCGCGGCGGCGGCGAGCTGGGCCGGCACTGGTACGAGGACGGCAAGAAGCTCACCAAAAAGAACACGTTCACCGACTTTGTGGACGCGACCGACTGGCTGGCCACCTCCGGGTGGGTTGATCCGTCCCGGATTGCGGCGCTGGGCGGCTCTGCGGGCGGTCTGCTGATGGGTGCCGTGGCCAACCTGGCGCCGGAAAAGTACGCCGCGGTGGTGGCGCAGGTGCCGTTTGTGGATGCGCTCACCACCATCCTGGATCCGGAGCTTCCGCTGTCCGCCCTGGAATGGGAAGAGTGGGGCAACCCCATCACGGACCCCGAGGTCTACGCCTACATGAAGTCCTATTCGCCGTACGAGAATGTGCGTTCAGTCGCTTACCCCAAGGTGGCTGCGGTGACCTCGTTCAACGACACGCGGGTACTCTACGTGGAGCCGGCCAAGTGGGTCCAGGAGCTGCGGAACAAGACCACCGGCACGGAGCCTGTGGTGATGAAGATCGAGATGGACGGCGGCCACGGCGGCGCCTCCGGCCGGTATGTCCAGTGGCACGAGCGCGCGTGGGACTACGCGTTCATCGCCGATTCCCTCGGCGCGGGCGAGCTGCTTCCCGGGGCTGGACTGCGATAG
- a CDS encoding GTP-binding protein, whose amino-acid sequence MHLTVISSLDALCRQQACQDAAAANPGAVVVLHDLLENGVVIRRISSQSGFVERAETQLEHGCLSCTVRLDLVPTIERLLERGETQAIIGLPPAVSAEAAIGALRRGLSRPVTIDSAVLVCAPDTLEDHIWDHHTLFESGFTPVPEDQRTAGEFLIGELSFNDTVLLAEVDLFPADPALRVRGVQLVRELAPHADVVENAGLIRPGRHDYQDALSRTVPGSVRIPASSSISPFTTVTHRAQRPLHPERFRHALASLAEGCCWLRGRLWIAAAPQCRIAIQGIGPRVWLENTGPWLADQDAGAAPDPLTHVDAHLDWHPEHGDRGSVLAATGEGMDPAEIAQLLSACELTDAEMEAGFAGLTDPFRLDAAPN is encoded by the coding sequence ATGCATCTCACTGTGATCAGCTCCCTGGACGCCCTGTGCCGCCAGCAAGCCTGCCAAGACGCGGCCGCGGCCAATCCCGGCGCCGTGGTGGTCCTGCACGACCTGCTGGAAAACGGTGTCGTCATCCGCAGGATCTCCAGCCAGTCCGGGTTCGTGGAGCGCGCCGAGACGCAGCTGGAACACGGCTGCCTGAGCTGCACCGTCCGGCTGGACCTGGTGCCCACCATCGAGCGGCTGCTGGAACGCGGGGAGACGCAGGCCATCATCGGGCTCCCGCCGGCGGTATCCGCGGAGGCCGCGATCGGGGCTTTGCGGCGTGGTCTTTCTCGCCCGGTGACGATTGATTCCGCTGTCCTTGTCTGCGCCCCTGACACACTGGAGGACCACATTTGGGACCACCACACACTGTTTGAATCCGGATTCACGCCGGTCCCGGAAGACCAGCGCACCGCGGGCGAATTCCTCATAGGCGAGCTCTCGTTCAATGACACCGTACTGCTGGCGGAGGTGGACCTGTTTCCGGCCGACCCCGCCCTGCGGGTTCGCGGCGTGCAACTGGTGCGGGAACTGGCTCCGCACGCCGACGTGGTGGAAAACGCCGGCCTCATCCGCCCCGGCCGCCACGACTACCAGGACGCCCTGAGCCGGACGGTCCCCGGTTCGGTGCGGATCCCGGCGTCGTCCTCCATCTCACCGTTCACCACTGTCACCCACCGGGCCCAGCGTCCGCTGCACCCCGAGCGGTTCCGGCACGCCCTGGCGTCCCTCGCGGAGGGGTGCTGCTGGTTGCGGGGCCGCCTGTGGATCGCCGCCGCACCGCAGTGCCGGATCGCCATCCAGGGAATCGGCCCGCGTGTCTGGCTCGAAAATACCGGACCGTGGCTGGCAGACCAGGACGCCGGTGCGGCGCCCGATCCCCTCACCCATGTGGACGCCCACCTGGACTGGCATCCCGAACACGGGGACCGCGGAAGCGTGCTGGCCGCCACCGGAGAGGGCATGGACCCGGCGGAAATTGCTCAACTGCTCTCCGCCTGCGAGCTCACCGACGCGGAAATGGAGGCCGGGTTCGCCGGGCTGACCGATCCGTTCCGGCTTGACGCCGCCCCGAACTGA
- a CDS encoding low molecular weight phosphatase family protein: protein MESPASAPAPVRILTVCTGNICRSPVAERLLQAGLDQVMPGGFEVTSAGTRAMVGDPMQPLSGDIVRTFGGNPDGFVSRQLTSRILRGVDLVLTMTSGHRGEVLQLDASLLKRTFTIREFARMLDVLDERADSTANVPVTPDGGSPLSANTAFWRGLPARAAAVRHLSLPADSSENDIIDPYRRSPEIYHQMEDELAPAIVSVLRHARLSRR from the coding sequence GCATCTGCCCCCGCACCCGTGAGGATCCTGACGGTCTGCACCGGCAACATCTGCCGTTCCCCCGTGGCCGAACGGCTGCTGCAGGCGGGGCTGGACCAGGTGATGCCGGGCGGATTTGAGGTCACCAGCGCCGGAACCCGGGCTATGGTGGGCGACCCCATGCAGCCGCTGTCCGGAGACATCGTGCGTACCTTCGGCGGGAACCCGGACGGCTTCGTCTCGCGGCAGCTGACCAGCAGGATCCTGCGCGGCGTGGACCTGGTGCTCACCATGACCTCGGGCCACCGCGGCGAAGTGCTCCAGCTGGACGCCTCCTTGCTCAAGCGCACCTTTACCATCCGCGAGTTCGCCCGCATGCTCGACGTTCTTGACGAGCGTGCGGACAGTACCGCAAACGTGCCCGTAACGCCCGACGGCGGCAGTCCCCTCAGTGCCAACACCGCCTTCTGGCGGGGGCTGCCCGCCCGGGCCGCGGCCGTCCGGCACCTGTCACTGCCGGCGGATTCCTCCGAAAACGACATCATCGACCCCTACCGGCGCAGCCCCGAGATCTACCACCAGATGGAAGACGAGCTGGCCCCCGCCATCGTTTCCGTCTTACGGCACGCCCGCCTGAGCCGGCGATAA
- a CDS encoding SRPBCC family protein, producing MAVIEESVFISRPRQEVFDFLIKTSNIPVWDSSVVQAEQIGDGPVALGTRARGTSKIMGRRFDWVTENTHFDPPKKSVIRSVEGDLDFTISNTLEPQGDGTRLTYRIDAASGLGGVFGKLADPFVQKAHTRTVRANLETLADLLAEHPEHEENDT from the coding sequence ATGGCCGTCATCGAGGAAAGTGTCTTCATCTCCCGCCCGCGCCAGGAGGTCTTTGATTTTCTGATCAAGACCTCGAACATCCCCGTCTGGGATTCGTCAGTTGTCCAGGCAGAACAGATCGGCGACGGTCCCGTTGCGTTGGGCACCCGGGCCAGGGGCACGAGCAAGATCATGGGCAGGCGCTTCGACTGGGTAACCGAGAACACTCACTTTGATCCGCCGAAGAAATCGGTGATCCGAAGCGTTGAAGGGGATTTGGACTTCACCATTTCCAACACCTTGGAACCCCAGGGCGACGGGACGCGGCTGACGTACCGCATCGATGCGGCCTCCGGACTTGGTGGTGTGTTCGGCAAGCTGGCAGACCCATTCGTGCAGAAGGCCCACACCCGGACGGTCCGCGCCAACCTGGAGACCCTCGCCGACTTGCTGGCCGAGCATCCCGAGCACGAAGAGAACGACACCTAG
- the ykgO gene encoding type B 50S ribosomal protein L36 has translation MKVRNSLRALKKVPGAQIVRRRGRTFVINKKNPRMKARQG, from the coding sequence ATGAAAGTCAGAAATTCCCTCCGCGCCCTCAAGAAGGTTCCCGGTGCCCAGATCGTCCGACGCCGGGGCCGCACCTTTGTGATCAACAAAAAGAACCCGCGGATGAAGGCCCGTCAGGGCTGA
- a CDS encoding glycosyltransferase: MATLDALAALDYPNFEVLVIDNNTTDPALWEPLREHCRVLGDRFRFLHVEGITGAKAGALNWAAGHTDPAAELIGVVDADYQVHPDWLTKTVGHFTDPRIGFVQAPHAYLGHAGSRFRRWANWEYSVFFTTGMAALNEHNAGLTVGTMSLIRRAALEEAGGWAEWCLTEDSELAIRIHALGYDSVYLNEPFGWGLIPETFTAYRKQRFRWTYGPVQEMRRHWRMFVPSWLGGRRTELTLLQQIHHGNHGLDVACIGLRAIALPLGALSAISMVVQHESIHMPFALYIGSTAILVSSTALRLLVYRRPVGATLAQTLSGTLAFAALHHVIVVASLTALFGRPARWERTSKFPATRRRLGALSDTLTEAALGLTGLAVAAALFLVDSSGLVTMFAIAVAAQSLMYLASPALALIADRDLSTDNAAVSAAEQFKAALRAKSISV, translated from the coding sequence ATGGCCACCCTGGATGCGTTGGCCGCCCTTGACTACCCGAATTTTGAAGTGCTCGTCATCGACAACAACACCACCGACCCAGCTTTATGGGAGCCCCTGCGCGAGCATTGCCGCGTCCTTGGCGACCGCTTCCGTTTCCTGCATGTTGAAGGGATCACCGGGGCCAAGGCCGGGGCTTTGAACTGGGCAGCGGGGCACACCGACCCGGCCGCAGAACTGATCGGCGTGGTTGACGCGGACTACCAGGTCCACCCGGATTGGCTGACAAAAACCGTCGGTCATTTCACTGACCCGCGAATTGGTTTCGTGCAGGCGCCCCACGCCTACCTCGGCCATGCCGGCAGCCGCTTCCGCCGCTGGGCCAATTGGGAGTACTCCGTTTTCTTCACCACCGGGATGGCCGCACTGAACGAGCACAACGCAGGGCTGACAGTCGGCACCATGTCCCTGATCAGGCGCGCAGCCCTGGAAGAGGCCGGCGGGTGGGCCGAGTGGTGCCTCACGGAAGACAGCGAATTGGCCATCCGCATCCACGCACTCGGGTACGACAGCGTCTACCTGAACGAACCGTTTGGATGGGGACTGATCCCGGAAACGTTCACCGCCTACCGCAAACAACGGTTCCGCTGGACGTACGGCCCAGTGCAGGAAATGCGCAGGCACTGGCGGATGTTCGTTCCTTCCTGGCTGGGCGGGCGCCGCACGGAACTGACGTTGCTGCAGCAAATACATCACGGTAACCACGGGCTGGATGTGGCCTGCATCGGCCTGCGTGCCATTGCCCTTCCCTTGGGCGCGCTCTCGGCAATCTCCATGGTGGTCCAGCACGAGAGCATCCACATGCCGTTCGCTCTGTACATCGGGTCGACTGCAATCCTGGTCAGCAGCACGGCCCTGCGCCTGCTGGTATACCGCCGGCCAGTTGGCGCAACGCTGGCCCAGACATTGTCCGGTACCCTTGCCTTCGCAGCACTGCACCACGTCATCGTCGTCGCCAGCCTGACGGCACTTTTCGGACGCCCCGCCAGATGGGAGCGGACAAGCAAATTCCCTGCAACCCGTCGCCGGCTGGGCGCGCTCAGTGACACACTCACCGAGGCGGCACTGGGGCTGACCGGCCTGGCCGTGGCAGCGGCGTTGTTTCTGGTCGATTCCAGCGGACTCGTCACCATGTTTGCCATAGCCGTCGCCGCCCAATCATTGATGTACCTCGCCAGCCCCGCGCTGGCCCTCATCGCCGACAGGGACCTCTCCACCGATAACGCCGCCGTCAGCGCCGCTGAGCAGTTCAAAGCCGCCCTCCGGGCAAAAAGCATCAGCGTCTAA
- a CDS encoding protein tyrosine phosphatase, which produces MSFLTVFVSSKLAAGALAAGALAVGGTGAAAYTGSLPDTVQQGAHDFVGAPAPRTAGPSEADAAKATGKANERKTASAAPSATPVGPDATGPAAYGLCEAYTRGGLDASSTSYASLVTAAKGASKIVTYCAGIASPGESADHRTTPSEHAAPRDEAKEGANAKPEADIPAVPGTKPALPAQAATGASHKPSTAGRP; this is translated from the coding sequence ATGTCTTTCCTCACCGTTTTTGTCAGCAGCAAGCTGGCGGCTGGTGCCTTGGCAGCAGGTGCTTTGGCAGTCGGCGGCACAGGTGCCGCCGCATATACAGGTTCGCTGCCGGATACCGTCCAGCAAGGCGCCCACGATTTTGTTGGTGCACCTGCCCCGCGCACGGCCGGGCCATCCGAGGCCGATGCGGCGAAAGCCACCGGGAAAGCGAACGAACGGAAGACGGCTTCGGCTGCCCCGTCGGCGACGCCGGTGGGGCCGGACGCGACCGGCCCGGCAGCGTACGGCCTCTGTGAGGCGTACACCCGTGGCGGTCTGGACGCCTCGTCCACGTCGTACGCGTCCTTGGTGACAGCTGCAAAGGGCGCGTCGAAAATCGTGACCTACTGTGCGGGCATCGCGAGCCCGGGTGAGTCGGCCGACCACCGGACCACACCCTCCGAGCACGCAGCACCCCGTGACGAGGCAAAGGAAGGCGCTAATGCGAAACCCGAGGCCGATATCCCGGCAGTTCCCGGCACGAAGCCTGCGTTGCCGGCCCAGGCCGCAACCGGAGCCTCACACAAGCCCTCAACGGCCGGGCGCCCGTAA